In a single window of the Platichthys flesus chromosome 5, fPlaFle2.1, whole genome shotgun sequence genome:
- the LOC133953939 gene encoding tensin-4-like, which translates to MMPTAKGMSHMLPNHVLRVGQTIRLDSAQETVNTQPNGNHGDADLDISLNNLNQLILDLDPTFEPISVIKSPSCISPPADEEISHCVLVSRGCNPHTIVQSVSPSIPIPSRPGPPVFSSSPTCSLPPLPCGSAPRRIPSTKQDMAFSQGSFLPNPNRNSGISLLSMSTCSDTSYILGSTLSLASEDADSPESNLTGTSSSFSDVSPMRLFDNRDSADRPSLTKQGHLQELQSKGAQSSPASLNGSLTDIPVLLVNGAPEPNLHINYPESEMDLIQTVTVSPSKPFYPHSFRDHFNGSQPSMKFVMDTSKFWFLPHITRAEAEALVKNKEAGTFVVRDSTSYRGSFGLAMKVDQSPTNFTPSTYPGESSSDVVRHFLIESSTKGVRVKGSSQEPYFGSLSALVYQHTISAYALPCKLLLHSQDLGTAKQKINDKPAPDDKSKTACNFIYLNAVPTEMLTGPCAVQKAVSSTFGKVSGSFIPTVVNLKVSLKGVTLTDINRKLFFRRHYPAHLLSYSGEDPDNRLWIKGSTFGARMFGFVAKGIEAGAENVCHVFAEYDRLQPCNKAVKVIQAAIANH; encoded by the exons ATGATGCCTACAGCTAAAGGCATGTCCCACATGCTTCCCAACCATGTTCTGAGAGTGGGTCAAACCATTCGCCTGGACTCTGCTCAGGAGACAGTCAATACTCAGCCCAATGGTAACCATGGTGACGCTGATCTCGACATCTCCCTGAATAATCTCAACCAGCTCATCCTAGATTTGGATCCGACATTTGAACCCATTTCAGTCATCAAAAGTCCGTCTTGCATCAGCCCTCCTGCAG ATGAAGAAATCTCCCACTGCGTGTTGGTCTCTAGAGGATGCAACCCACATACCATTGTCCAGTCTGTGTCACCCAGTATACCCATCCCTTCACGACCCGGCCCGCCGGTATTCTCCAGCTCCCCAACATGCTCACTGCCTCCACTGCCATGTGGAAGTGCACCCCGACGAATTCCCTCAACAAAGCAGGACATGGCGTTTTCGCAAGGATCCTTCTTGCCAAACCCCAACAGAAACAGTGGCATCTCGCTCCTCTCCATGTCAACATGCTCAGACACCAGCTACATCCTTGGCAG CACCCTGTCCTTGGCCAGTGAAGATGCTGACTCTCCAGAGTCCAACCTTACCGGTACATCCAGCTCCTTCAGTGATGTGTCCCCTATGAGGCTATTTGATAACAGGGACAGCGCAGACAGGCCTTCGCTGACAAAACAGGGACATCTGCAGGAGCTCCAGAGCAAAGGAGCACAGAGCAGTCCAGCTTCACTCAATGGGTCTTTGACTGACATCCCTGTGCTGTTGGTGAATGGTGCACCAGAACCAAATCTGCACATCAATTATCCTGAATCAGAAATGGACTTGATACAGACTGTAACTGTGTCCCCCTCGAAGCCATTCTACCCTCACA GTTTCCGGGACCATTTTAATGGCAGTCAGCCCTCAATGAAATTTGTCATGGACACCTCAAAGTTTTGGTTCCTTCCACATATCACCAGAGCAGAAG CTGAAGCTCTGGTAAAAAACAAGGAAGCAGGAACATTTGTGGTGAGAGACAGCACCTCTTACAGAGGCAGTTTTGGCCTGGCCATGAAGGTGGACCAAAGTCCCACCAACTTCACTCCTTCCACCTACCCAG GAGAGAGCAGTTCAGACGTTGTCAGACACTTCCTCATTGAATCATCAACTAAGGGCGTTCGGGTCAAAGGCTCTTCTCAGGAACCATACTTTG GAAGTCTCTCAGCCCTGGTCTACCAGCACACTATCTCCGCTTACGCTTTACCCTGCAAATTACTGCTCCACTCTCAAG ATCTGGGAACAGCAAAGCAAAAGATAAATGACAAACCAGCCCCAGACGACAAGAGTAAAACAG CTTGCAACTTTATCTACCTGAATGCTGTTCCCACCGAGATGCTGACGGGCCCCTGTGCCGTTCAGAAGGCAGTGTCCTCAACTTTTGGGAAGGTCTCTGGGTCCTTCATACCAACCGTGGTCAATCTGAAGGTGTCGTTGAAGGGTGTAACACTGACAGATATCAACAGGaa GCTTTTCTTCAGACGCCATTACCCTGCTCACCTGCTTAGCTACAGTGGTGAAGATCCAGACAATAGATT GTGGATAAAAGGTTCCACATTTGGTGCAAG GATGTTTGGCTTTGTGGCCAAAGGCATCGAGGCTGGTGCGGAGAACGTATGCCACGTCTTTGCAGAGTATGACCGCCTGCAGCCTTGCAACAAGGCTGTCAAGGTTATTCAGGCGGCCATAGCCaaccattaa